From one Enterobacter kobei genomic stretch:
- a CDS encoding glycoside hydrolase family 43 protein: MSLIQNPILPGFNADPSIIRVEDTYYIANSTFEWFPGVRLHESKDLAHWDLLPSPLSTTTLLDMKGNPSSGGIWAPALSHADGKFWLVYTDVKVTEGAFKDMTNYLTTATDIRGPWSDPIKLNGVGFDASLFHDDDGRKYLVQQTWDHREYHHPFNGITLTELDTRTLKLKPETARTIYRGTAVALVEGPHLYKLNGYYYLFAAQGGTVFTHQEVVARSKTLAADSFETAPGEVFLTNVDTPDSYIQKQGHGSLVSTPNGEWYYASLCARPWNRPGESVYDPRGWSTLGRETSIQKVYWDQDGWPRIDGGHGGKTFVEGPTQTVNIERAKDHSQNDDFTGTALDLNWNTLRVPFTEKMGTTGDGKLTLIGQGSLANTHDLSLIARRWQAFYFDAQVKVKFDPANYQQMAGLTNYYNDRHWSFVFITWNEINGAVIEVGENNRGTYTSHLKDEAIKIPENTPYVWFRTKVRKETYTYEYSFDGVTFTEIPVTFDSAILSDDYVLQSYGGFFTGAFVGLAVVDYSGYDARAEFYHFSYQEHGDALTENGTYSWQASESRFR; the protein is encoded by the coding sequence ATGTCTCTTATTCAAAACCCTATACTGCCTGGCTTTAATGCAGACCCGAGTATTATCCGTGTAGAGGATACCTATTACATCGCAAACTCTACCTTTGAGTGGTTCCCGGGGGTTCGCTTACATGAATCAAAAGACCTGGCTCACTGGGATCTGCTTCCCAGTCCGTTATCAACCACCACGCTTTTAGATATGAAAGGTAATCCCTCATCGGGGGGGATTTGGGCACCGGCGCTCTCCCATGCTGATGGCAAATTCTGGTTAGTGTATACGGATGTGAAAGTGACCGAAGGCGCTTTCAAAGACATGACCAATTATCTGACCACCGCAACAGATATCCGTGGTCCCTGGTCCGATCCCATTAAACTTAATGGCGTCGGTTTTGATGCTTCACTTTTTCATGATGACGATGGGCGTAAATACCTGGTTCAACAAACCTGGGATCACCGGGAATATCATCATCCTTTTAATGGTATCACGCTGACGGAGCTGGATACCCGGACGCTAAAATTAAAGCCTGAGACGGCGCGAACGATTTATCGGGGCACGGCAGTAGCGCTTGTTGAGGGGCCGCATCTCTACAAACTGAACGGCTATTATTATCTTTTTGCCGCCCAGGGAGGCACGGTGTTTACCCATCAGGAGGTAGTCGCTCGTTCAAAAACCTTAGCGGCGGACAGTTTTGAAACCGCGCCAGGAGAAGTATTTTTAACGAATGTCGATACGCCGGACAGTTACATTCAGAAGCAGGGGCATGGCTCTTTAGTCTCGACCCCCAACGGTGAATGGTATTACGCCTCGCTCTGCGCGCGTCCGTGGAACCGTCCGGGGGAATCCGTTTATGATCCTCGTGGCTGGTCAACCCTTGGCAGAGAAACATCTATTCAGAAAGTATACTGGGACCAGGATGGCTGGCCACGTATCGACGGAGGTCATGGCGGCAAAACCTTTGTCGAAGGCCCTACACAGACGGTTAATATCGAAAGGGCAAAAGATCATAGCCAGAACGATGATTTTACAGGCACGGCGCTTGATCTTAACTGGAATACGCTCCGTGTGCCCTTTACCGAAAAAATGGGAACCACAGGTGATGGAAAGCTGACGTTAATCGGGCAGGGCTCGTTAGCAAATACCCATGACCTGTCACTGATTGCCCGCCGCTGGCAGGCCTTTTATTTTGATGCACAAGTTAAAGTGAAATTTGACCCTGCTAATTATCAGCAAATGGCCGGGTTAACCAACTATTACAACGATCGCCACTGGAGTTTTGTTTTCATCACCTGGAATGAAATTAACGGTGCCGTTATCGAAGTGGGTGAGAATAACCGAGGTACCTATACCTCTCATTTGAAAGATGAAGCGATTAAGATCCCTGAAAATACGCCTTACGTCTGGTTTCGCACCAAGGTTCGCAAGGAAACCTACACCTATGAATATAGCTTCGATGGGGTAACCTTCACTGAAATTCCCGTTACCTTTGATTCCGCTATTCTCTCGGACGACTATGTGCTGCAAAGTTATGGTGGGTTCTTTACCGGGGCATTCGTGGGACTGGCGGTCGTGGACTACTCGGGTTACGACGCCCGTGCCGAGTTTTATCATTTCAGTTATCAGGAGCATGGGGACGCGTTAACTGAAAACGGCACCTACAGCTGGCAGGCGTCTGAATCACGTTTTCGTTAA
- the pgaA gene encoding poly-beta-1,6 N-acetyl-D-glucosamine export porin PgaA gives MFNLKKSSVKNRYKVLALCLASVCSGHVYAQSQNYDALVRDARNGNTAPALSWFASHKSLTNQQIADWLQIASWAGQDAEVISVYERYRHENFPLRAYPAVAKAYRNQKRWSESLQLWKRLCEKDPTNIDYQRGYILTLADSGDHKTAITQVNTLIKKHPDSRNYLVAAWVYRLAGQEQDELLASTLAMQHAPSAGTGIQEYKEALQDNNLSYVLLKENGSQTDPDARADYAAELVRLAFMPTRSESERYNIADRALTTYQSLLSEWKDKKELAPYYRRALIDQMGALLARDRHKDVLKQEKILKSEGIALPDYARYWVASAYLHEKKPQQAEAMLKDLFYSNGILKEGVTEEQRADLFYSHLENNQYKSASRLTHHILQKEPVHTYMPGSPLPLSNNEWLQGRLFLAELHEYANDLPAAERMLRKLKEKAPGNQNLKIDYARVLMARGWPRKAEKELKKAEVLEPTNISLEVEQSYVAMALQDWRHAELLLADVQKRAPTNSAVKELKRAHDIHNSAELRVGATVDLDSDSPDSGRHDNSVTTTIYTPPLAKNWRAFAGFGEINSHFTEGQDNVRDWSAGLEWRSRDIWMEGEIMERHFNHGDKLGGRFSARYDLNDNFSVGAQAERISRRTPARALKHGITANSAEASVQWQKNERTRADFSYSRTNFSDSNVRSEYSLAGEQTLWSSHKTQVNLQAGIYYGANKKLDTPYYNPQKTVDVVPALNINNIIYENYSTNLSQQITAGVGSAWEKNHGSAPVTQVSYGQRFEWNDKGSIGANVNWVKRPYDGKREHNLGIELDMTLRF, from the coding sequence ATGTTTAATTTAAAGAAAAGCAGTGTAAAAAACCGTTATAAAGTACTGGCACTTTGCCTGGCCTCTGTATGTAGTGGTCACGTTTATGCACAGTCTCAAAATTATGATGCGCTGGTGCGCGATGCCAGAAACGGCAATACCGCCCCCGCCCTGAGTTGGTTTGCATCACACAAATCACTCACTAACCAGCAAATTGCGGACTGGTTACAGATCGCCTCCTGGGCAGGTCAGGATGCCGAGGTTATTTCGGTTTATGAGCGCTATCGCCATGAAAATTTCCCTCTGCGCGCTTATCCGGCCGTGGCTAAAGCCTATCGTAATCAAAAACGCTGGAGTGAATCCTTACAGCTCTGGAAGCGTTTATGCGAAAAAGATCCCACGAATATCGACTATCAGCGTGGCTATATATTAACGCTGGCAGACAGCGGCGATCATAAAACTGCTATCACCCAGGTGAATACCTTAATTAAAAAACATCCGGACAGCCGTAACTATTTAGTCGCGGCATGGGTGTACCGTCTCGCCGGGCAAGAGCAGGATGAACTTTTAGCCAGTACGCTTGCGATGCAACACGCCCCGTCGGCAGGCACCGGTATTCAGGAATATAAGGAAGCATTGCAGGATAACAATCTCTCCTATGTGTTACTGAAAGAGAACGGATCTCAAACCGATCCTGATGCCCGTGCCGATTATGCCGCCGAACTTGTACGACTGGCGTTTATGCCAACCCGTAGCGAATCTGAGCGCTATAACATTGCCGATCGTGCATTAACCACCTACCAGTCATTATTAAGTGAATGGAAGGATAAAAAAGAGCTGGCCCCTTACTATCGTCGCGCCCTTATTGATCAAATGGGTGCACTGCTTGCACGCGACAGGCATAAGGATGTGCTTAAGCAGGAGAAAATCCTGAAAAGTGAAGGCATCGCGCTGCCCGACTATGCCCGTTACTGGGTCGCATCGGCCTATTTGCATGAAAAGAAACCGCAGCAAGCCGAAGCAATGCTGAAAGACCTTTTCTATAGCAATGGAATATTAAAAGAAGGCGTTACCGAAGAGCAAAGAGCCGATCTTTTTTATAGCCATCTGGAAAACAATCAATATAAATCGGCGTCTCGGCTGACCCACCATATTCTGCAAAAAGAGCCTGTTCATACCTATATGCCAGGTTCGCCGCTGCCTTTGTCGAATAACGAATGGCTGCAAGGCCGTCTGTTTTTGGCGGAGTTACATGAATATGCCAACGATCTTCCCGCGGCAGAGCGTATGCTGCGCAAACTTAAGGAAAAAGCCCCAGGTAATCAAAACCTGAAAATTGACTATGCGCGGGTGCTGATGGCCAGAGGCTGGCCGCGTAAGGCTGAGAAGGAATTAAAGAAAGCGGAAGTGCTGGAGCCGACCAACATTTCCCTGGAAGTGGAACAGAGCTATGTCGCTATGGCGCTACAGGACTGGCGTCATGCAGAACTGTTGTTAGCCGATGTGCAAAAACGCGCTCCGACCAACTCTGCGGTGAAAGAGTTGAAACGGGCCCACGATATTCATAACTCCGCGGAACTGCGTGTTGGCGCGACGGTCGATCTGGATTCTGACAGCCCTGATTCCGGGCGGCATGACAACAGCGTCACCACCACCATTTATACCCCGCCGCTGGCAAAAAACTGGCGTGCGTTTGCGGGCTTTGGTGAGATCAACAGCCATTTCACCGAAGGCCAGGATAACGTTCGCGACTGGTCAGCAGGCTTAGAGTGGCGCTCCCGCGATATCTGGATGGAAGGCGAAATCATGGAGCGTCATTTTAATCATGGCGATAAATTAGGTGGCCGCTTCTCGGCGCGCTATGACCTTAACGATAATTTCAGCGTGGGTGCCCAGGCTGAGCGTATTTCGCGTCGCACACCAGCGCGTGCCTTAAAGCATGGCATTACCGCTAACAGTGCCGAAGCCAGTGTGCAGTGGCAGAAAAATGAGCGCACCCGCGCAGATTTCAGCTATAGCCGGACCAACTTTTCCGACAGCAACGTGCGTTCGGAATACTCCCTCGCCGGTGAACAGACGCTGTGGTCGAGCCATAAAACGCAGGTCAATCTTCAGGCGGGCATCTATTACGGGGCGAATAAGAAATTAGATACGCCTTACTACAATCCGCAAAAAACAGTGGACGTTGTGCCTGCTCTGAATATTAACAACATCATTTATGAGAATTACTCCACCAATTTAAGCCAGCAAATCACGGCGGGTGTGGGAAGCGCCTGGGAGAAAAATCATGGCAGCGCTCCCGTCACGCAAGTGAGTTACGGCCAGCGTTTTGAATGGAATGACAAAGGAAGTATAGGTGCAAACGTGAACTGGGTTAAACGCCCTTATGACGGGAAGCGAGAGCATAACCTGGGTATTGAACTGGATATGACTTTGAGGTTTTAA
- a CDS encoding MFS transporter, producing the protein MSKNIKQSRHDEYHILTRGERIGYGMGDFAQNLVFGTIGGFLALHMLTVNTISTATAGFIFLFVRIINVFWDPMVGTYVDKRSSPAGKYRPWLIRAGVPLVILSALLFAPIPGIRGSVPFAFIVYLALDLVYSVVNIPYGSLNASLTRDPESIDKLTSTRMMLANSANLLVYTLFPMFVQMASPKDRSLKDTGFFGLELNMGNYTDPSANYAWFGVYSVYMVLGAIALFICYKFTKERVVATAEQTANVKTTDLFLELKNNRPLVILGLFFMLAFTFMFFMNTVNGFFNQYVVGHSEWMGAIGLVASIPGIIFPIFWPRLKKIFGKKGFFHLFLGMFIVGELLTYVWSREGMHDALWLAYIATFIKQWGLTSATGFMWALVPEVIAYGELKSGKRNAAIINAIMGLFFKIGFTIGGAIPLWLLAAYGFSETGAHQSANAVDGIIITAVWIPIVLAAISMIVMQIYPISDKHVTDINRQLDEIRV; encoded by the coding sequence ATGAGTAAAAACATAAAGCAAAGCCGGCATGATGAATATCACATATTAACCCGCGGGGAGCGTATTGGTTATGGCATGGGCGACTTTGCGCAAAACCTGGTATTCGGAACAATAGGCGGCTTTCTGGCACTTCACATGCTGACGGTAAATACCATCAGTACCGCAACCGCAGGTTTTATCTTTCTTTTTGTGCGTATCATTAATGTGTTCTGGGACCCAATGGTAGGCACCTATGTTGACAAAAGAAGTTCGCCCGCGGGGAAATATCGCCCCTGGCTTATAAGAGCTGGGGTGCCGCTGGTTATTCTTTCTGCCTTACTTTTCGCTCCGATTCCTGGTATCAGAGGTTCAGTTCCTTTTGCGTTTATCGTTTATCTGGCGCTGGATTTAGTTTATTCCGTAGTGAATATTCCTTACGGTTCTCTTAATGCCTCCCTGACACGCGATCCGGAGTCTATTGATAAGCTTACCAGTACGCGAATGATGCTGGCGAACAGTGCCAATCTTCTGGTGTATACCTTATTCCCGATGTTTGTACAGATGGCTTCGCCAAAAGACCGTAGCCTCAAGGATACGGGTTTTTTTGGCCTTGAACTTAATATGGGCAACTATACCGATCCCTCAGCGAACTACGCCTGGTTTGGTGTGTATTCGGTTTACATGGTATTAGGTGCGATTGCACTTTTCATCTGTTATAAATTCACAAAAGAACGTGTTGTAGCCACCGCAGAACAAACTGCCAATGTAAAAACAACCGACCTGTTCCTTGAGCTCAAAAATAATCGGCCGCTGGTGATCCTCGGTCTGTTTTTCATGCTGGCGTTTACCTTCATGTTTTTCATGAATACTGTTAATGGCTTTTTTAATCAGTACGTGGTCGGGCATTCCGAATGGATGGGCGCAATCGGATTAGTGGCTTCAATTCCGGGGATTATCTTCCCGATTTTCTGGCCAAGACTGAAGAAAATTTTTGGTAAAAAAGGCTTCTTCCATCTCTTTCTCGGCATGTTCATCGTCGGGGAGTTATTGACTTACGTGTGGTCGCGCGAGGGGATGCACGATGCGCTTTGGCTCGCCTATATTGCGACATTCATTAAACAGTGGGGCTTAACATCAGCGACCGGTTTCATGTGGGCGCTGGTTCCTGAAGTGATTGCTTATGGCGAGTTAAAATCAGGGAAGCGAAACGCCGCCATCATTAACGCTATTATGGGGCTGTTTTTCAAAATTGGTTTTACTATTGGCGGGGCGATCCCCCTCTGGTTACTGGCCGCGTATGGCTTTAGCGAAACCGGTGCCCACCAAAGTGCAAATGCTGTCGACGGGATAATTATTACCGCAGTCTGGATCCCCATTGTTCTGGCGGCAATTTCAATGATTGTCATGCAAATCTATCCAATCTCAGACAAACATGTCACTGACATTAATCGTCAGCTTGACGAGATACGCGTCTAG
- the pgaC gene encoding poly-beta-1,6-N-acetyl-D-glucosamine synthase codes for MNKRIVSLIILCLVVSVPLVIAMLFSVETMLRFVFFWPFFMSVLWMVGGLLFWFSRERHWSWGREDDVPTLKGNPLVSVIVPCYNEENNVVETIESVLNQRYKNIEVIAVDDGSTDGTGFILNQLAKKHLRLRVIHLAHNQGKAIALKTGVAAAKSEWLVCIDGDAKLDRDAVAYIVAPMLENPRVGAVTGNPRIRTRSTLIGKIQVGEFSSIIGMIKRTQRMYGQIFTISGVVAAFRRTALADVDYWSDDIITEDIDISWKLQLKHWSIFYEPRALCWVLMPETLKGLWKQRLRWAQGGAEVFRKNMTRLWQWRNRRMWPLFAEYCLSTAWAFTCVISFLLFMTSPHGAFTLSNMALDGLAGIILSCLCIAQFAVSLLIDSRYEKHLASSLFWVIWFPAIYWVLSLMTTIVAFTRVMIISQNKRARWVSPDRGIERG; via the coding sequence ATGAATAAACGTATTGTTTCGCTCATTATCCTGTGCCTGGTGGTGAGCGTTCCGCTAGTAATAGCAATGTTATTTTCCGTTGAAACAATGCTTCGCTTTGTTTTCTTCTGGCCCTTTTTTATGTCTGTTCTCTGGATGGTCGGGGGGCTACTTTTCTGGTTCAGTCGTGAACGGCACTGGTCATGGGGCCGCGAAGATGACGTACCAACATTAAAAGGTAATCCCCTCGTTTCGGTGATTGTCCCTTGCTATAACGAGGAGAATAACGTCGTCGAAACCATCGAGTCAGTGCTGAATCAGCGTTATAAGAATATTGAAGTCATCGCCGTCGATGATGGTTCGACGGATGGTACAGGCTTTATTCTCAACCAATTAGCAAAAAAGCATTTACGTCTACGCGTTATCCACCTGGCGCATAACCAGGGCAAAGCTATCGCACTGAAAACCGGCGTAGCGGCGGCGAAAAGTGAATGGTTAGTGTGCATTGATGGCGACGCGAAATTAGATCGTGATGCGGTGGCTTATATTGTGGCTCCGATGCTTGAGAATCCCCGAGTCGGTGCCGTCACCGGTAACCCGCGTATTCGCACCCGTTCAACGCTGATCGGTAAAATTCAGGTGGGTGAATTCTCCTCGATCATTGGCATGATTAAACGCACGCAGCGCATGTACGGCCAGATATTTACCATCTCTGGCGTAGTAGCGGCTTTTCGGCGTACGGCGCTGGCTGATGTTGACTACTGGAGTGACGACATCATTACAGAAGATATTGATATCAGCTGGAAACTACAGCTCAAGCACTGGAGCATTTTTTATGAACCACGTGCCTTATGCTGGGTGCTAATGCCGGAAACCTTAAAAGGGCTATGGAAACAACGCCTACGCTGGGCGCAGGGCGGCGCGGAAGTCTTCAGAAAGAATATGACGCGACTATGGCAGTGGCGAAACCGCCGTATGTGGCCGCTATTTGCCGAATATTGTCTTTCCACTGCCTGGGCTTTCACCTGTGTGATCAGTTTTCTTCTGTTTATGACCAGCCCGCACGGCGCCTTCACGCTGTCAAATATGGCACTGGATGGCCTCGCGGGGATCATTCTCTCCTGTCTCTGTATTGCACAGTTTGCAGTGAGCTTACTCATTGACAGCCGTTATGAGAAACATCTGGCGTCATCGCTGTTCTGGGTTATCTGGTTTCCGGCCATTTACTGGGTACTGAGCCTGATGACGACAATAGTCGCCTTTACCCGGGTAATGATTATTTCACAAAATAAACGGGCGCGCTGGGTCAGCCCGGATCGTGGTATTGAAAGAGGTTGA
- the guaA gene encoding glutamine-hydrolyzing GMP synthase has translation MTENIHKHRILILDFGSQYTQLVARRVRELGVYCELWAWDVTEAQIREFKPSGIILSGGPESTTEHNSPRAPQYVFEAGVPVLGVCYGMQTMAMQLGGHVEGSNEREFGYAQVEVKTASALVRGIEDALSADGNPLLDVWMSHGDKVTAIPEDFVTVASTETCPFAIMANEEKRFYGVQFHPEVTHTRQGQRLLERFVRDICECEALWTPAKIIEDAIVRLREQIGNDKVILGLSGGVDSSVTAMLLHRAIGDRLTCVFVDNGLLRLNEAQQVMDMFGDHFGLNIIHVEGEARFLDALAGENDPEAKRKIIGRVFVEVFDEEALKLEDVKWLAQGTIYPDVIESAASATGKAHVIKSHHNVGGLPKEMKMGLVEPLRELFKDEVRKIGLELGLPYDMLYRHPFPGPGLGVRVLGEVKKEYCDLLRRADAIFIEELHKADLYNKVSQAFTVFLPVRSVGVMGDGRKYDWVVSLRAVETIDFMTAHWAHLPYDFLGRVSNRIINEVNGISRVVYDISGKPPATIEWE, from the coding sequence ATGACGGAAAATATTCATAAGCATCGCATTCTTATCCTCGATTTTGGTTCGCAATACACTCAGCTGGTGGCCCGTCGCGTACGTGAACTGGGCGTTTACTGCGAACTCTGGGCATGGGATGTCACGGAAGCACAAATCCGTGAGTTCAAGCCAAGCGGCATTATTCTTTCCGGCGGCCCGGAAAGCACCACCGAACATAACAGCCCACGCGCCCCGCAATATGTGTTTGAGGCCGGCGTACCGGTACTCGGCGTGTGCTACGGCATGCAGACCATGGCCATGCAGCTCGGCGGCCACGTTGAAGGTTCGAACGAACGCGAATTCGGCTATGCCCAGGTTGAAGTCAAAACCGCCAGCGCGCTGGTGCGTGGCATTGAAGACGCCCTGAGCGCAGACGGCAATCCGCTGCTCGACGTGTGGATGAGCCACGGCGACAAAGTCACCGCTATCCCGGAAGATTTTGTCACCGTAGCCAGCACCGAGACCTGCCCGTTTGCCATTATGGCGAATGAAGAAAAACGCTTCTACGGCGTACAGTTCCACCCGGAAGTGACGCATACCCGTCAGGGGCAGCGTCTGCTGGAGCGTTTTGTACGCGACATCTGCGAGTGTGAAGCCCTGTGGACGCCAGCCAAAATTATCGAAGACGCCATCGTGCGCCTGCGTGAGCAGATCGGTAATGACAAGGTGATCCTCGGCCTGTCCGGCGGCGTGGACTCCTCTGTCACCGCGATGCTACTGCACCGCGCCATTGGCGATCGTCTGACCTGCGTATTCGTGGACAACGGCCTGCTGCGTCTTAACGAAGCCCAGCAGGTGATGGATATGTTTGGCGATCACTTCGGTCTGAACATTATTCACGTTGAAGGCGAAGCACGCTTCCTGGATGCCCTGGCGGGCGAGAACGATCCGGAAGCGAAGCGTAAGATCATTGGCCGCGTCTTTGTGGAAGTGTTTGACGAAGAAGCGCTGAAGCTGGAAGACGTGAAGTGGCTGGCGCAGGGGACCATCTACCCGGACGTTATCGAATCTGCGGCCTCTGCAACCGGTAAAGCACACGTAATTAAATCGCACCACAACGTGGGCGGCCTGCCGAAAGAGATGAAGATGGGCCTCGTTGAACCGCTGCGTGAGCTGTTCAAAGACGAAGTGCGTAAAATCGGTCTGGAGCTGGGCCTGCCGTACGACATGCTGTACCGTCACCCGTTCCCGGGGCCGGGCCTGGGTGTGCGCGTACTGGGCGAAGTGAAGAAAGAGTATTGCGATCTGCTGCGTCGCGCAGACGCTATCTTCATTGAAGAGCTGCACAAAGCCGATCTGTACAACAAAGTAAGCCAGGCTTTCACCGTGTTCCTGCCGGTTCGCTCGGTTGGCGTGATGGGCGATGGCCGTAAGTACGACTGGGTCGTTTCACTGCGCGCAGTGGAAACCATCGACTTTATGACCGCGCACTGGGCACACCTGCCGTATGATTTCCTGGGCCGTGTATCTAACCGCATCATCAATGAAGTAAATGGCATTTCCCGCGTGGTGTATGACATTAGCGGCAAGCCGCCAGCGACGATTGAATGGGAATAA
- the pgaD gene encoding poly-beta-1,6-N-acetyl-D-glucosamine biosynthesis protein PgaD → MENQIICTETRPLRYGLDVFLTCIVWMLFISLLALSLMKFFNPDVLGENVIHRLKVYFYFSCLNALGLIIWAVYNRIRFRHEKRKNAQTIGLPNLMASLGVDPDMYMEMQKAQRIIVTHNDHGEIEKVTRL, encoded by the coding sequence ATGGAAAATCAAATCATTTGCACAGAAACGCGACCATTACGTTATGGCCTTGACGTTTTCCTTACCTGTATTGTCTGGATGCTGTTTATCAGTTTATTAGCGTTAAGCCTGATGAAATTCTTTAATCCTGACGTACTCGGTGAGAATGTGATCCACCGACTGAAGGTTTACTTTTATTTCTCCTGTCTGAACGCCCTGGGCCTGATTATCTGGGCAGTTTATAATCGTATCCGTTTCCGGCATGAGAAACGCAAAAATGCGCAGACCATAGGGCTGCCTAATCTGATGGCGAGCCTGGGCGTTGATCCTGATATGTACATGGAGATGCAGAAAGCGCAGCGCATTATTGTGACGCATAACGATCACGGCGAGATCGAAAAAGTCACGCGTTTGTGA
- the pgaB gene encoding poly-beta-1,6-N-acetyl-D-glucosamine N-deacetylase PgaB yields the protein MLKKILRTFIIVLGISMLTACNDHRKVSFTSPDTRQKLRAENPWPDNSFIVLAYHDVEDDSADQRFMSVRTSALREQFSWLRENGYQPISVEQIRAAHRGEITLPAKAVLLSFDDGYQSFYTRVFPLLKAYQWPALWAPVGSWVDTPANKKVKFGDEYIDREKIATWQQIAELARSPLVEIGAHTWNSHYGVQANPSGSKLPAIANRFYNPTTSTYETEQQYRRRVSADGKNIAEHLKKYTGKQPKSWVWPYGAENGVAIQELKKLGFDTFFTLEDGLATVDNLDAIPRLLIDNNPSLIDFAQMVASVQEQSGMRSINVSIDSIYDTDKTRQEKNIDILVQQVKDMNVSAVFLQASVTPVANNATREVYFPNRWLPVREDLFNRLAWQIRTRTDAAVYASMPLLNWDFSPAGKDKPSSVIDDVTWQKIHDMYEDLAAHSVFDGVVFVDEKASRERQFTNKSTSTALTLSLANKVKSVRGPSIKTARQIIAMPELHPQMDDMFNRRIQESLRLYDWTIVVANPYRAKQDKKSASKWLQQLARYITRFSAANDKAMVQLETQSVDAKDIANWMELLQLNGVKNYGYNPDDLITSKDHVRVISPEISTNWYPENE from the coding sequence ATGTTAAAGAAGATACTACGTACTTTTATAATAGTGCTTGGCATCAGCATGCTTACGGCCTGTAACGATCACCGCAAGGTGTCCTTTACTTCACCGGACACCAGGCAGAAATTACGTGCAGAGAATCCCTGGCCTGATAATAGTTTTATCGTCCTGGCTTACCATGACGTTGAGGATGACAGTGCCGATCAGCGTTTTATGTCGGTACGCACCAGCGCGCTACGTGAGCAATTTTCCTGGCTGCGGGAAAATGGCTATCAGCCCATTAGCGTAGAGCAAATTCGCGCAGCCCACAGAGGCGAAATAACGTTACCCGCCAAAGCCGTTTTGCTGAGCTTTGACGATGGCTATCAGAGTTTCTATACGCGCGTCTTTCCACTGCTGAAAGCTTATCAGTGGCCCGCATTGTGGGCCCCGGTGGGCAGTTGGGTCGATACGCCAGCCAATAAAAAGGTTAAGTTTGGCGATGAGTATATTGATCGGGAGAAAATCGCGACCTGGCAGCAAATTGCTGAGCTTGCCCGCTCACCGTTGGTTGAAATAGGTGCTCATACCTGGAACTCCCATTATGGTGTGCAAGCCAACCCCAGCGGAAGCAAATTGCCAGCAATCGCTAACCGTTTCTATAACCCGACAACCTCGACGTATGAAACGGAGCAACAATATCGTCGACGCGTCAGCGCCGACGGTAAAAATATCGCTGAGCATCTAAAAAAATATACCGGCAAACAACCCAAATCCTGGGTGTGGCCGTATGGTGCGGAAAATGGCGTGGCCATTCAGGAGCTCAAAAAGCTGGGTTTTGATACCTTCTTTACGCTGGAGGATGGACTCGCCACGGTCGATAACCTGGACGCGATCCCTCGTCTGTTAATTGACAATAACCCGTCGCTGATTGATTTTGCGCAAATGGTCGCCAGCGTACAGGAACAGTCAGGGATGCGATCGATCAACGTGAGCATTGATAGTATTTATGATACCGATAAAACCCGGCAGGAGAAGAATATTGATATTCTTGTTCAGCAGGTAAAAGACATGAACGTGAGTGCGGTATTTTTACAGGCATCGGTCACGCCGGTAGCAAATAACGCGACTCGCGAGGTGTATTTCCCCAATCGCTGGTTACCTGTCCGGGAAGACCTGTTCAACCGTCTCGCCTGGCAAATCAGGACGCGCACGGATGCGGCGGTTTATGCCTCAATGCCGCTGTTAAACTGGGACTTCAGTCCGGCCGGGAAAGATAAGCCCTCATCAGTGATCGATGACGTCACGTGGCAAAAAATCCACGACATGTATGAGGACCTGGCCGCGCACAGCGTCTTTGACGGTGTGGTTTTTGTCGATGAGAAAGCGTCCCGTGAACGGCAGTTCACCAACAAATCGACGTCTACCGCGCTAACGCTTTCTCTGGCGAATAAGGTTAAATCCGTTCGCGGACCGTCGATAAAAACGGCACGTCAGATTATCGCCATGCCGGAATTACACCCGCAGATGGACGACATGTTTAATCGACGTATTCAGGAGTCATTACGCCTTTACGACTGGACGATTGTTGTCGCTAATCCCTATCGGGCGAAACAAGACAAAAAGTCTGCCAGTAAGTGGCTACAGCAGCTTGCCCGCTATATCACCAGGTTCTCTGCTGCGAATGATAAAGCAATGGTGCAATTAGAAACGCAATCTGTTGATGCTAAAGACATTGCCAACTGGATGGAGTTATTACAACTCAACGGCGTAAAAAATTATGGTTACAACCCAGATGATCTTATTACTAGTAAAGATCACGTCCGCGTAATAAGCCCTGAAATCTCAACTAACTGGTACCCAGAAAATGAATAA